CAGGGCATGAGGGCTTCATTATTAAATGTTCAACAACAATTCTCAACTCAGTGAAGAGAGTcctggggggggaaaaaaaaaaaaaagatttaaatacagaataaaaatcacatAGCATTCACCAGAAGCAACTAATACCTAAATCaccttttcattcatttatttcctaaataaaataatttttaaaaaatttactACAACAACACACACTAATTCTAGTTAGCAAGTTCTTTAGATCAACTCAGCGTTGCAGCATCCTGCAAGAATTTCAGAATTCTTATTCTCTAAATGCTAATATTTTTAATCACCTTTAACTTAGTAAAGGACataaagacagcagaaaaattcCACAttcaagcaggaaaaaaaaccaacaaaaaccaaacaccatAAAGAAATCAGAACACCCACTGCAGGTAGGCCGGAAAGAAGAGTGATAATTTCTTATAAATAGCATAAGAATTCAGGAGGCAAGAAAAAGTGGAGTGCTTGTGTTGCTTCTCATTAGAATGCAAACAACCCTGTATTCTAgattcagcttttaaaaagaaacacttaagaaataaaacctgaaaCACTAGCAGCACTTGAAATTACAAAAAGACAAGAAACTGGTCTTACTAGAAGTTTGTTttcatgcactttttttttttttttttttacataaaaagtatcttcacaaatatttcaaatatatattttttaatacatgtaATAAGACTGATTGATTTCTTacaaaataagaggaaaattgAGGCAATAaaatctgtgattctaaaaCCTGTCTTTGCATATCATGGCAgccaaagctgctgctctggtaTTTTATCAAACATTTTCCTAATTAGATAGTGATCAGATAGGAAAGTGAAATCTTACACTTTACAAAAGCTTGACATGAGAGAAATCTCAAAAGAGCATTGTCCTGAGCAAATCCtagaaatatttacagtttcAAGGTTTAAAGCACTGAAAGTTGGTCAAGTCAATGCAGAACAAAATCAATAATGCTCTATTTCACTTATAATAAACCTTACTTATAAATTTAAAGGAGGTAATGAGTATGCTTGAGATCATACACGGACTTTTTCCCTCCAGTTGACATTACACAAGTTCGCACATATCTGTTCATGTACGTGTTTAGCCTTAGAGAGACCAAGAatctaaaaatatctttctgatAAATGGTCGCAGAACAATTAAAAGACTCTTCTCCTAAAGCATACTTTTTAATTATGCAAACATGTTCTGAAAGCTCTCATTCAAGGACAGCACTTTAGTTGACTTCAGTTACATGAAATAAACATTACTTTAAAGGACtgtggcaatttttttttatttaaaacaaacatacatacacacCCAGATATATTTCACATTCTATCATTACCACTCGCACAGGCTGTGgattctcctcctctggagataaAGACCTAtacctggatgcctacctatGCAGCCTGCAGTagggggcctgctttgcaggggggttggactcaacCATCtctgggggtcccttccaacccctacaattccgtgattctgtgatttggtaTTATGTGTTATGTATCCgttacagaatgaaaaatgtctGTACCTAAATAATACACTGTTAAACACTAACTTCCAAAATCAATGTGGTTATTACCTGCAGTACGGGTTTCGCCGAGAAGAGTAGCGTAATGTTAGAAACCTATAGTAAATGAATGGCTGGAGCAGACTCCCTTGACCactgaaagagaacagagaagcagagcttAATGCTGATTTGCATAAATAAAATAGTCAGGACTTTCCCTAAGAAAACCTAGGAAACTATCCCAGCTCAAAAACGCCAGACTGGGGTCGTATTCGTTCAGACAATCCAGATCTGACAGCATAAAACATACATAACCATGCCTTTACAAAGGCAGAAACTTTAAGAAATGTAGTATAACTGCATCTGATGATGGgtaaagaatcacagaagtgACAGCACAGTGTAGTTTGGTATTAAGGAAAAGCTTGCTGGACAAGCATGAAAATTGACTGATGTGAGTACTCCAGTTACACTGAGCTTTTTCAGCTCACAGCATGGTTCATGTTATAGAAGCACTATACTTACAGTaccttttgaaaaaaatcttagaacACAATGGAGACTATTTATGTATTCATATATTAACACTAATTAAACTGTTTCAGTTActctgaaatgagatttttgtaCTTCACAAAGCTGCTGTTCTATGTGACAGAGCTGCAAACCAagacacagcaaagcacagaaacatcTTGAGCTTACTTGATTGAATCTTCTTTATATAATGTAATATTAAAAATCTGTGTCACCATATCATAGTTCCAGAGTGGAAAAAGCAAAGTCTTGCATCTGTATGGTATTTACAAGCAATTTAACAGGCTTCAACAGTTTGTTCTCTAAACTTCCACCACAGTTTCATTTAACCTCTATACTGTTTTTACACTTGGTATATCATCTGTTACAAGTTTCTACTAGATGACTTATCAACTAGCTCCATTCCACACACTGAATTCTGTatagagaggaaaaacacaaagatcTTCGCCCCAAAGTTTTAGAGCAATCAAATGTTTCAGATGCTGGATACAGATAGTATCCATCAGTTGCTAAGTGGCCTTTGAAGGAAATACAATCCATTGGGGCTTAAGCATTTAAGTGTTCAGCTGCCCTACTGTAAGATAGAGACAAATGATGCATTCTATCACCttgtaagaaaataaagcttccCTTCTACTGCCTTTGAGACCACTCAAGACAAATGCTCTCACTGCGCTATGACATGCATAATGCAAATATTCCatcttcaagtactgaaaggaaGCAACTCAAACTTCAGTCATTGGCAGACTGTTATGCCTATGTGACTTCAGTAGGATTCCAACATGTACATTCTTAAGATCCCCAAAATGAAATCAACAGGCTGCACACAAACAAAGCAGGCAAACCCAGATGGAATAAATAAGGGTTTATGGTCAGAAGTAACATGGGAGAGGACATAACCTGCTCCTCCTTGCACTTTTCAAGCACCATGAAATTCCATGCTACTTAAACTTTTGGGATCTAAAACTAGAAGCAAGAGtaaacagacacttttcagtAGGGCTAAAGATCAATATTCTGTTAAACTGTCCAAAATTTAACATACTGAATGCTATGAAAGGgagagctgttttgttttttcttccatgccCAACTATACCAGAATGAATGCTGTTTGATTTCATGATGCATCATCTTGAGAAATCTAGGAACAAAACTAAGCTTAAGCTAGAACAGACAACTATACACACAGAGATCCCTGTAACCCACAGAATTAACtacaaaaaataatctcatgCACAAAATTCctaattctgaaaatattaatgatAATTCTTACCTGAAGAGCATAAAAACTGTGGCTGGCATCAGAAAAATTTCATTGCAAGCAATGAATTTTAGAATATTCTGTTGATTAGCATTCAGTTTCTCTAGAAGATTTCTCAGAAAGGGCAGGCTATTTGAGCCTCGTgccttaaagaaaagaaaaaaaccaccatatCATTTCTTCAGCATAAAGTAGTATTAACATCTACCATTTATGAGTCATTTCAGCAAGTGATTGAAATTAATACTGCAAAGAATACTTTCAAGAAGAGTGGAGCCCCCATCAGAATAACCATTAATAATCTCAGGAACCATAGGCACATaaagcttaattaaaaataaagcgTGCTGTAAATTCCCCATGCACACATTCTATGTTTAAGTGCACAGGGCTGGCCAGAAGCCTTATTCTGTCCACTAGGATGAAGTGCCTACAGTAGCAAGACGGCCTGGGCAGGATACACTGGATGTTGGAGATGCATTAAGCTGTAGAAAACTGTATATTGAGCAGATGGTTCACttgacaattttattttattttattttttgcttcttagCTTCACCCTGAGGTTTGTTATTCCACCACTGAAATGGAACATTTGACTTCATAGCATATGGTTTAGCCTGAAAAGACAGGTCAGAAGTTTGGACCCCACTGTTACACAGTAGTGGCCTCCTTCAAAGAGAACCATTTCAAGAGAAATACTTGGTGTCAGCTTCAGCATATTACTAAGTTataacagaaggagaaaaacaaaccagaagacCTCTCAGATTCTGTGCCAAGATTCCATAGTACAGTTTCACTCTAACTCCTCTAACGTAGCTGAAGGAAACCACAGCTGCAACTCCCAAACTTGCTTATAAATCCCACGTGCACCAAGGGTATTAATCACATTGTATACTATGCCATACTTACATCAAGAACTTTCTTTGTGTATGTAGCAGcatgaagcaaagaaaacagcagaactgggaAAATACTCACTAAAGcaagaataaggaaaataaaagactgaAGAAGTGTATCATTTCCCCACGATATTATGTAAGAGGTCGGCTGGAATGAGCAATACTCGAGTAAGACACATCTATGTTTAACATCTATATTTATAGCTGTTCCATTTTCTCCTTACATCTTTCTTTGCTATGCATTCTTCTTATTTAAAATCagtgtatacatatgtatgcaGAAGTAGAACATACACCATGATTACACACCTGTCTGCTTCTAATGAAATGCATTCTTTCTACATGAAAGACGTGTAAGGTTACTACTTAAAATCCACCATATACACATAGCACAGTTTTATAAACAGATgctacaaaatgcattttatcacCAAAGAACATGCAATTTCCAGCAGTTCAGAGAGCAAGGACATAGACATTCCTCTGCCAAAGGCATTCTAAGAGTAGGACATCAAGCATACACACAACGCAGCATGAAGAAGAGCTTCTTCAATATCAGCTTTGACGAGCCACAGGAATAAGCCCTTTTTGCAAAATGTTTAGTTACTTATCCAGAACAGCTATTACAGAATAATTGCATCTCGACATATGTTTTACTTCTAGAGAAGTTATATATAAACTTGCTCCAGTCATAAATGTCATAAATAAGAGTTATCAGTTTTTCTTAAAGGATCATGTAAGATTGGTTACAGAATTCTCTGAATTTAAgtttcaggaagagaaaataagataaGGATCAGAGACTGCAGTGCATTATGTACAGAGGTGATTAACCTGAACATGGATCAATTCTACTTTACATAGAGTATGTTTTGTGAATAGTAAACATACTCTTTTCtttaagtcacagaatcacagaatggcctgggttggaagggttgGATCATGGATCTCTAACTCCCCTACCACgggcaaggccaccaacctccccatttaatacttaaccaggctgcccagggccccatccaatctggactcgaacacctccaaggacagggcatccacaacctctgtgggcagcctgttccagcaccctgctactctcatagtaaagaacttccctctgacagccaacctaaatcttcctccTTCAGCTTAAAAGCAAGGGATGTGGCATGGGTGATGAAAAGAATCAAgtttttaagatatttaaaaatgttaccAAGACAACCCAAGCAAAGGATACTTGTGACAGGGTAGGAGTTCACAAAGATAAGAGAGTACAGCAGGTAGTGGCAGCTGTCCTCCAGCAAAGCCTGGGCCAGAAAGGCCCTGCTAAGCTGGAAGTGTGGTAGCCTTTGGTGTAGTCGGAGAGCACTAGTGAGAGCATTTGCCAGCAAGGCGCGCTGATAGAAGCTTGCTGCTTCATGCAACCTGCAAATCATCAGAGGAGACGTTACCATATGAACCAAGCCCCTGTTCAGAAGCCTTTCACCCCTGAGAATTGCATCACAATTGTGCAGtacttttcatatttctgttatCATACATAAGCACTGTTACCAAAATACACTTAGAAACTGGTAACAGTGACTTAATGCAGATGTTGAAGGTAAAAATAACtcaatatattatttattcCATAACTACATCAAAACATGAGTATTTGCCAGTACTTGACAATTGCTGAGCATTTTCTAAACATACCAACAAATGTTTAAAGCCAATCTTAAATAATTAGTAAAATCTTTTCTCACAAACCAACCCAACAAACTAAGTAATAAGTTACCCTTACTTGGGAAACTACTCTATGAAAACAGAATGTAGTCACTTATaaatttttaatgttgtttcaCAATGTTAAAATACATACCCTAGAAGAGGCAGGACAAATAAAGCAGAGCAGTAAACTGTGAACAAGCGGGAAATCCACATTGCTGTATCCAACTTGTTAGCCATCAGAAATTGCTACATTAAAagataacaataacaaaaacacaacCCCAAATAAGTTGGTATCTTAATATTTGCATACAAGGAACATTCTTCCTTCAGTATTAAATGGCAGCCTTGACTAGGATCAAACTATTGCCTGAAGGGAGTATTTTCATCCTGCATGATACTAGATTCATACGATGTTTCAGTGTACTAACCAGATTGCAAATGGAGCCTTTTCACTCTGAGGCAGCCTTCTGTATCCCACAATGAACCACAGCACCGAGATCCTCTGTAGAGGCAGTGAGGGTCTCTACACAGACCAATCTCACTGGGTAGCCAACTTCAAGAACTTCTCACGCAACCTCTTCAGACCAAACTGGCTGCTGTATCTATCGCTCCAGGgctcattttaaatgaaatttcaagCAGCTAGGCCTAGGATCACCACACTTCTTaggcaagagaagaaagaagtagCAAACTGAAGCTGACATGACTGCTTCCAAGGGAAAAGGTCAtggattcaaataaataaatggaattcCCAGCACTTCTCCTGTTTTTCAACACTGCATAGCCACGGTCCCCTTCCCTGGTTTACACGGCCCCAGCACCAGGAAGGCTGTAACAAACCACGGCACACTTTCAGTTACACACATCAGAACGCTGCCCTCCTTTCAGCCGCACTCCTCGTGGGTTATCCGTCCTGCTCCCACATTCGCGTGCTTCACTTTGTGTTTGACTTCAGCCAGgacctccttttttttcttcttttttcttctttttttttcttttttatttttttgcccgCTCTCGCCTCCCGCTCTCCCAGCCTCTTTGCACTCCTCCTCCCCGCCCTCGCCCGAGTGGCACCTCCCTCCCGGCACCGGGGCCGCGGGGACACCGAGGACAGCCGGCCCCGCTCCGTGCCCCCACCCTCCCCGCACAGCCGGGCCTGCTCTGCCCGGCCCGGCGCTGCTCACCACGGCTCCGCCGCCGGCTCCGCCTTGCACGGGTCCGTTCTGCGTAGAATCCGCCATGGCCGCACCTGCGGACAGAGAAGCGCCTCAGCCGGGTCTGGGATCGGGACGGCCTCCGCTTCCCACCTTCCGCTCCCGGCCCTGCGGGACGCACCGCGAGAGCCGCCGGCCCCGATCCCACGCGCAGCTAAGCCCTGCCCCGGATGCGGCCTGATGTCACTTCCAGCGCCCCGTGCAGCCTGCCGGGCAATGTAGGCTCGCTGACGTCACGCTGCCCGGCTCGTGACGTCACAAGGCCTCGCCGGGAGCCGCGGCGGCGTTGGGTTCCGAGCCCTGCGCCCCACGGGTGCCCTgaggcggggcggggcgcggtGCCCGCCTGCGGCCCTGAGCTGCTTCGCCTGTGCAATGACATCACCGCACGCGGCGCATCAGCACGGCGGCGGGCATTCATCCTCTCTTATGGCACCTCCGGCTCTGCCGCTCCCCCAGGCCTGGTGCTCATTTCCCTGCTTGCTCTGTGTGCTCCCCATAGAGCTGGTGCTGCGTGAACCACATCAGCAATGCTGTTGTGAAGCCAGAGCTGGACGACACAAGGCACAACTCTCCCGCTCACTCTGTAATATGTAGCATGTGCCATCTGAAAGGCCTCAGAAGTGATTAATGCTCCTTTCATTGATACGTTCTTTGTCttaatattgattttttaattGATCTGAGCCACACGTGATTTTATTCTTGATTAGAGTTTCCATGAATGGAGCACAATTCCGCTGAAGCAACTATCTAGCaaaagaagacaaataaaaaaccATCTCATGGAAGCCTTTGCCTGCTGGCTTGGTCTGAGCTCTGGGGTTTCTCTCAGGGATGTGCTGCTACAGGTTCCCCCTCCTGGTGACAGATTCCAGAAATGCAAGCCACCTGCTCAAGGTTCTAATCATTCCCAGATGCTTTTAATTACtcttcagcaggaagaaaaaaatttaaaattaaaaaaaaaaaaaaagacatccttTGGGGAAGGAGGCTGTTGGAACGATCAGCCACAATCAGTTTCTGGCTTGTGATGATTAAACTTAAAGATTGATTGGAACAGACTCAGGAAGGCACCAGGAGAATGCGTAATGAAATATGTTGACAGGGAAGGAGCAAAAGAAGTCAGCTGATAGGGTCTCAAATATCATAACCAGTACAAGCAAGTTAAGACTTTGTGCTAATTAACACATTTTAGAGTGAAGATGCAGAATAtgatttttcacttgttttccaGATCactcatttcttcttaaaagtgCTGCAAAGCAGTCATGAGAACTGCTTGCTATTTTGGAGCAACTCCCCAGGTGAAGAAGATTGTGGGATAAACAGCACCTGAGAATTGGAGCATTCCATGTGTCTACTGCATGTTCTCAAGTGTGCAGTTAAAAGACCGATAAACACTTATgttaaactgaaattaaggctgtgagcacagccccTGTAAATTAAGTTTAACCATTAccagattgttttctttcttacaaaataaaatattaacttaCCTAGATTTGCATCTTTAGATAAAAGTGCAGTGTAGAAATACACCTCAGAAAACCCGAGATTTAATTATGCCAAATGTAAATGTCACAAGGggaataacaataaaataaaaatactattaaaaaaaaaaaaaaaaaagccttctgatGAGTCTTCAATATTATATATTTCATAAATAGCCCTGGGATGACAAAGGCATGTTGTTGACAGGAGTGTTTATTTAGCCCTTAGCATTTGTAATTTACAAACAATTGAATGCACACACGCACAGAACATTGACTTCTAGAGTCTGGTTTGTTGTTCGTCAGTCATAACATTTTAACATtactggatgtggctctgggcagcctggtctagtagttggcaaccctgcccacaacagggggcttgaaactaggtgatctcgaaggtccttttcaatccaggccattctatgattccatgattgtgcattttcttcttgtaaaaGTTGTCATTCACAGATTGgccttaattttatttaaatagaatGCTATTCTATTGTTTATTCCTAAAATTTAACTTAGAAAACTTAACTAGGAATTAGGAGAACTTTATCAGGAAGATCAGACTTGGGTCTTTACTGCTGagaatttgtcattttttatatattgattttcttttcctgacgTTCCCCATCACTTTCATTCTCCATCTATTGTTACTTCTTGTTCGATATCGTCTCCTATGGAGCAATTTGGACCTCAGTACTGTTCACTTCaacttgagaaaaaaacattaagtcGTATCTCCAGAAATTAAGTTTCAGCTATTGGCTTCTCCCATTCCCAATTCTTCTCTGCTATAATGTTGCTGATTGAGcagagaggagaagcagaaattGATTCCTATGTTATTAATGATTTGGTTTTGACAGCTGTAAGGGGGTTCTTTTGTACCATCAAGGCACCAGTTTGCTTACTTCTGCTACCATTGATGATTGATTCAGAGATGTAGAAGAGTATTGTTGTAATTGCCAAGGACTTATCTATCTCATTAGCAATCCAGTCCCATTTCTCCTCTGTGGCAGTCCAACACAATCAGCACAGACATATCTGAAATCATAACTAACACATCTCTCTGTTTAACCCCAGTACATTTATAAGCCCATAGAGAATTATTGGCACTTGAGGTACTTAGGATCAGCTTtcttaattaaagaaattatgGATACTAGGAGGTACATTCTGACATTTCAGGCCCAGACATCTACTTCCACTGAACCACTTTGAAGCCtcaaggaaaaaagtaaaacacatgTATtgtctgtaaaatatttaatatatttaagaCAATATGAATGCTTTGCATTTGATTAGCTCAGGCTGAGTCTCCAGACAGTCACAATATCAGTGCGAGTTAGATATTACATGGAGAGTTTAGGTCAAAAATGCTAGTGATTTGTGTACATATGCAAAAGCAGTGCCATAGCTGGGCTGAAAAGGGAATTCACTGTTCCCGAGACCCCATTGCCACTTTCTTTCTGAGACCCTCTGTGTTTCCAGATGCAATCATCTGCAACTCCATACATAATTTGAAGACAGTTTGCATATCTAAAGACTAGGGAGGCTTTTGTTGTGTTTCAGATTAATTGCTAAGAACATCATTACAGACACTGTGGAACTATTTTATGAACTAAAATCATTATTGAATAAATTTGGAAAATGATAGCAAAAAATGCATTGAACTTTACATGTTGTCTTAAAATTGGacattttactgcttttctaaTAGTATCACAACCAGTATCATGCAGTTGCTGTGGTCTTCAGCAGCCCCAATTATCAGTTATTATAAAAAAGTTGGTGTGTCATTGTTTAAATGTTGTTCAGCACCTTGCAGCAAAGAGCATTTGAAGTTCAGATAACGATTTATCTAATTTGTACTTCTTGACTTGTTGCTAACATCTGCTtacagtttttaatttatttctatttatcgCTAATAAGAGAGACCATTCTTATAAAGCCAATAGGATTGCAATTCTTCATGGCCAAGCcagctccattggctccattaTTTGTATCCATAGTGTGTAACGCAAAGCTAAAGTAAGTTTTTATGCAAAGTTGTAATGAACAATTTGGTTCTTGTTTGTGGTTATCTCAAGCTGGCTGTCCAAATTTCAAGAAACAATGAAGGACACTGGGTCAATCAATGCCTGttacatttttcagaagcagaaacagaagtCTTCTGTCTCTCTCTACAAgattgctgtgtgtttttttgcttGATGGTCTGTACCAATATCAaatgtggttttatttctttacccTCACTGCTGGAGTTTCCATTTACTCACCCTTCCAGGAAGGATTAGCCTTTTAATTATTAAGTCCCTGCCAAAGAAGTGAAAGAGAGAAGCCACAACCTTGTTGAAGATGTGGAAAACAGGAAGATAGTCCTCTCTTTTGCATTCTATATTTTTGTAACTTCCAGTGTTTTCATATATTCCTACCTTATTGAGATGGATGACACAGAAGCTACAAGTGTAAGCTGAAAATGTTACGAAGAAGTGTGATAAATGGATGTATATTTTGTTAAGAGCAGAGATATGTCCTTGGCACGTAGCTGAATCAGAAAGCATTGTTACCTGTGTATTTCATTTGCAACATACATGAAAAATATGGGAAACTtgagaatggaaagaaagatgGGCACGTGTTCCTTTAATAAACACAAAGAAGATTTTAGAATTCTGCAGCAAGAGAACATAtcaacaaaaggaagaatacACTGAATTATAGATGTGAGCTTTCAACTACCTGTTCTGATTAGAAatactgctgcaggaaaaactGATAAGTATCCTCTTGTGTGCCTGGAAAAATTATGGAGGTGTAGTGATTAACGCTGATTGCTGAACTGAATATTGGGTTCACTGACAAAAAAAGTTGCCCTTCCCCTGCTAGCCAGGGACTACAACGAGCCAGTATAAATATGGGGCAAGAACAAATCCCATGTTGTGAAGTTTCCCAATGAAAACTTCTGTTCATGGTACTAGGAACATTAGCTGTATGTATgcacaaaaatatgaaaagaaacattccCTTTCTAAAATATTGCCCTGAGTAAAACTGAGCCAAAAACCTGCACATTTTGGCAAGAATAGCACTTGATGTGGAACTGCCACAATGAGCTGAAGACCAATATCACTATCATTTGCGGTCCAGCCATCTTCTGCAGATACATTTGTGAAGAGGATAATGTTTCTGCCATCCATTCAGCATAAACAGATGTTTGCAGATAAATAATAAGGACTGCAAGCCATGTAAGCTGATTTAATATGAACCACCAAGAAGTTTTCTGCTTCTACCTGAGGCTaacattttcattcaaaatggCTGTGTCAGCCAAAATACAGGAAATCCCACTCCATTCACGTACAAAGCCTTTGTTACAACTGCAGCAAATGCAGGGACTGCacagtttttgttctttgcacCCCTAAAACTCACTCTGAATTCACCCACCGGCATCTTTAGATTTTTATTCCACATCTGTCAGTATTGTCTACATTAAGATTGCTACAAAAGTACCTGGGAAGTAGATGTTCTACCTAATAAGACTAGAGGAGGCTTCAAGGAGAGGCTTTtgatttttgacattttttacTGAATCCTACATGGTTTCCTAACCAGCGTAGGTCTGAGTCATTTTGTTTATTCTATTTTCTAAATTGTTCTTGGTCTTTTATCACATATTTCAAAGCTGAGTTTTCAAAAGAACCTTGAGGTGAAAATAAACTACAAAATCAGTAACTTCCTGCATGCTTTGTGAGATCCAAATCAGAAGTACATAGTCAAAGAAAACTGGAGGAACAATTAAGTGACAGGAAcacttggaaatgtttttaacaCATTACATTAAATTGTTTAAGCCCACTGGAGTGACATGTCTCCTTTAGTTAAGTGGTTGCTAATTTTTGGTTGTGGGCAGCAGTGACATTTTTTACTCATCATTATTTGTTCATttaacaaacaagaaacagatGCTTCAAGGGTACCAGTTTATATAATTAATctatctattttttattttattccatatAATTTAATTAGATTAATCAAGGTTTATAATCATTACCAAAAAGGTATGTGCATATTTTATCCAACAGTTTTTTTGTAGCCGCTGGTAATCAATAAGAGCTCAGAACTTAGGAAAGATAAAGAATACATGGAAAGACAATCAGGTTAATTAGATTTGTCCTTCCAAACAGTCATAGGTAAAGTCCATCCATTTAAATCTGATCTAATCGTGTGCTGAAGTGGCCTGAAATTGAATGAAATCAAGCTGTCCATATCCTAGAGATGCTCTTATTGAGATATTAAGATCCTCAAGGATACCAATTAGTCAGATAGTCTGCTGATAAGAATAAGCTTCTCACTGTTTTAATGCTTCTGATTTATATATACACTATGGTGACTAGTAACGGAAACATTCTTAGAGGCTTGAAACTTCTTACTGAATTCAGTGTTCCGTGTTACGTATTTCACAGTAATGaacttctgtttcttatttGGCAATCCAGGATTGCTTATATATAGACACCAATAATTACTTTATTGGGAAGCTAAGATACAGGGGAATTAGGGTTCAAGGGAGATATCGGGCATTATGAAAAGAATTACTCAAGCAACTTACAGAGACACGTatacaaaatgaagagcttaACACAGAGCAAGTTGAATGAGATTACAGTTTCTGAAAGGTAACAGCTAGTGGTGTATCAGACAGCGGCATATGGAACAGGCAGGAAGAGAAGCACAGGGAATCCAGGAACAGGCtacagaaaactgtttaaaCTCACTGCTTGCCTCTTCATAGAGGCTTAATGAGGATTTTGacaaatttctgaaaatcaaGCAAATGCCCTTAATCTCAttttcctaataaaaaaaatagaaaagaggcTTTTTTGTCATAGATTGTCCCACATTACAATTTGTCCAAGACTACCATCAATAATTATTTGGTAAGATAACTGcataatcaatggatatcaagatgttacaatcacaaaataaacaagagagttaggcaaagtgaactatgataacaagagagaataaatggaaggcttacccttatgctg
The Lagopus muta isolate bLagMut1 chromosome 4, bLagMut1 primary, whole genome shotgun sequence genome window above contains:
- the TMEM33 gene encoding transmembrane protein 33, translated to MADSTQNGPVQGGAGGGAVQFLMANKLDTAMWISRLFTVYCSALFVLPLLGLHEAASFYQRALLANALTSALRLHQRLPHFQLSRAFLAQALLEDSCHYLLYSLIFVNSYPVTMSIFPVLLFSLLHAATYTKKVLDARGSNSLPFLRNLLEKLNANQQNILKFIACNEIFLMPATVFMLFSGQGSLLQPFIYYRFLTLRYSSRRNPYCRTLFTELRIVVEHLIMKPSCPVFVRRLCLSSISFISRLAPTAA